The following proteins are encoded in a genomic region of Opisthocomus hoazin isolate bOpiHoa1 chromosome 4, bOpiHoa1.hap1, whole genome shotgun sequence:
- the LOC104338768 gene encoding D-beta-hydroxybutyrate dehydrogenase, mitochondrial, producing the protein MRGRAALLLALGAALLLAGGGRRWALRPLRPPRPARAASALPAEGKAVLITGCNKGFGHALAKQLHAKGFTVFAGCLLVDKNGEGAMELKNMKSDRMKVLQMDVCSDQEVAQAVDFVKRTLKEPEEGLWGLVKNAGVSAFGEVEFASLDNYKNMAEINLWGTVRVTKAFLPLIRKARGHVVNITSMLGRMASPSRSCYCISKFGVAAFSDCLRQEMYRWGVRVILIEPSNFVAATGILTADGVDRQAEALWSGASDAVREDYGREYFTRHVALMKSFVNSGLKDMSLVLNDIVDALTSLCPNNRYNPMETYWWVRLQVMTHLPTAVADWLYVPGATL; encoded by the exons atgcggggccgcgccgcgctgctgctggcgctgggcgccgcgctgctgctggcgggcggcgggcggcgctggGCCCTCCGCCCCCTccgcccgccgcgccctgccC GTGCCGCATCGGCACTGCCA GCTGAAGGGAAGGCGGTGCTAATAACAGGCTGCAACAAAGGCTTTGGACATGCCTTGGCAAAACAGCTTCACGCAAAGGGATTTACTGTTTTTGCTGGATGCTTGCTCGTG GACAAGAATGGAGAAGGAGCCATGGAGCTGAAGAATATGAAGTCAGATCGCATGAAAGTGCTACAGATGGATGTGTGCAGTGACCAGGAGGTGGCTCAGGCGGTGGATTTTGTGAAGAGGACCCTGAAAGAGCCGGAGGAGG GTCTGTGGGGCCTGGTGAAGAATGCTGGCGTCTCAGCTTTCGGAGAGGTGGAATTTGCAAGTTTAGACAACtacaagaacatggcagagatcAACCTGTGGGGCACCGTGAGGGTGACAAAGGCTTTCCTGCCCCTCATTCGCAAAGCAAGAG GCCATGTGGTGAATATCACGAGCATGTTGGGACGGATGGCGAGCCCATCTCGCTCCTGCTACTGCATTTCCAAGTTTGGGGTGGCCGCCTTCTCCGACTGCCTCCGGCAGGAGATGTACCGCTGGGGTGTCAGAGTCATCCTCATTGAGCCCAGTAACTTCGTGGCAGCGACAGGCATCCTGACGGCGGACGGCGTCGACAGACAGGCTGAGGCACTGTGGAGCGGAGCGAGCGACGCTGTGCGGGAGGACTACGGGAGGGAGTACTTCACTCGCCACGTGGCCCTGATGAAGTCCTTCGTTAACAGTGGCCTGAAGGACATGTCTCTGGTCTTGAATGACATCGTCGATGCACTCACCTCCCTGTGCCCAAACAACCGTTACAATCCCATGGAGACCTACTGGTGGGTGAGGCTGCAAGTCATGACTCACCTGCCCACTGCCGTTGCCGACTGGCTTTACGTCCCTGGAGCCACGCTGTAA